The Rhododendron vialii isolate Sample 1 chromosome 3a, ASM3025357v1 nucleotide sequence TAAATCATAAACAAGCCTTACCTCTTCCCTATCAAAGAGACGGTACTCATCATCACCATACCCAGTGACAGgaatttcattttcttcatcttccataCCCCCCAACTCAACTTCCTCCATGGCATCTTGACCGAAAAATGAATATTGTGATGCATCAAAGAGAGCATTTtctacaagaaaagaaaaaccagcTTATAGTTGCAAGATAATACTCCTTCAACACTCACAGTTTTCTGGACAAAGAGGTTGTCAAAGCAAGCAAAAGCACAaacataaatttaaaataaaaaaaaatgctccaaAGCGTCAAGACAAAGGTAAAAGGAAATAAATGGCGTATGCCTGGTTTAGGTAGCTGCTCCAGATTAAATACTAAAGACAAGGACACGTTGTGAGTTGGTCTATAATGATAACCCCAAATAGATAGTTGTTCATTCAAAATGGACATATACACACTTAAAGATACACACAAGTATGCATTCCCTTGTGCTAATCCATGCAGACCATGCCCTAGCAACACATAATACCATAAGACCATTATTCAGTTGCACACCAATAGAAATAGGCATGCTCCTAAGGTCAAGTATTTGATTTGAAGTTAACTTTACTGAAATGTATTACAGCAATTGTACACAAAATCAATTCACCCTAGTATGAAACAGCGGGAATCAGAAATTAATAACCaatatgcaagaaaaaaaattatatgctaCTCATTGGATAATGCCATTAGCCTGCATATTTATATATCACTGCATtggtaatttaaaaaaaatagagacatCAATATCCTTCATCTCCTTACTAGCTCCAACATATTCTGCAAATGACGTTCAAAATATCGCTGATGACAATAATCATCAATTAATCATGAATGGTGTAATATAACTCCCTCATTTACTCAACAATTCTGGCAAAATTCCTCTTTATAATCTTGATTGTATCAATAAATCTCTCAACATTAGCTTCTCCAAGAACCGCAACTTATTCAAATGGATCTTCTCAAATATGTTAAAAAACATCAAAAAGCAGTCAATAGCAAATGAAACAATGCATCATAAGACTCATATCCAAGAAAGTAGAAAATTTCTATTGACTCGCCTGTCAATTGTGTGACTTTGTCATGATATACCAAAGAAAAATTTTTGAGAATAGATTTACCTAGTTTCCTTTCTACAAAGTCAAGGAATCAAATAATAATCATCAAAACTCGGATGCAACATTGCAACCCGTGTCAAAGCTAAGTAGTAAGGAGGCCAAACAAACATACACGGGGCAAGACAAAAAGCCCCGGAACAGAAATACgtgccaaaaatccattatgcaAGGAATGATATATCAACTCCCATAGTCTGTAGTCCTGAATCCCAACTACACAAGATAGACCTAAGGGGGCTCTCGAGTCTTTGCCCCAGCTCCTCCACCCCCAAAGCAAATTATCACTTCAAcaatttacacacacacacaaggagcgaaaaggggagagagagagagagagagagagagagagagagctcaatCCAGTAAACACAAGGTCACAGACCTAGATACAATAGCTGATCTGTAAATAATAGACACATGAAGGCACAATTTCTGCTATAGCTAGAAATCGAGGAAGCAATAATGATTAATTTTTGCATAAAGATAAGTTCCAgtaaaaaaccctaaaataaTACAGCTATAAACGATTATTCAGATACTGGAAGAGAAGCTACAAAAGAACGATGAAACAGGCAATCTAAGCTAACATAGAAATTGTCAATGCATATCGTATATTTCCATCTGTGTTGCataaaatctagagagagaggagaggaggaggagagagaggagacctGGGGAGGGGAGCATGATCAACGAGCAATTGAACTGCGTATGCAATCCAGACGCTGTTGACTTCGAAACAGTAACGTGAAGTGAGCTTTATAACCCAACCCTAGCACGGCGAAGGCATTTTATGTAAACGCAACGAGCAGTCCGGTTCGCGGTTAGGCCGCTACTGCAGAACCGGGTTCCGGTTCGGAACTAATGGTAATCATTTCGTTAGATCTAAAACGATCCAAgacttaaaaaacaaaacagatgGAGTAAAGCCAAAGCTAGCACGCCTCTTTGGTTTGGTaaactagtagtagtagtagtattttctttttctaacaATCGGATGTCCGGATCGATTTGCGCGCATTTCGACAGATTTTAAAGCCTTGAAATTAATAATCAGACGAATCCTCTAATAGCCCAAAGTTTGAAACTTTTGGTTTCTGTGAAATTTGAACGTGCAGTTTCATGAATGATAAGCACGTATTAATAGCTTTCTCATTTTCACCCGGCCAAATCCGGATAGATTTGGTAAAGTAGTATTGACAATTTTCTATTCAAAATAATGGTGGTTGGCCGAGTGgggaaaaataaagaatttgggTTTGGGTCTCAATCTCACGAGACGGGTATGACTTTTTGTTTCGTTTTGCTTGGAAATAGAAGAATATTCGCAGATTAGTATACAGGTTATGCTATATCCTAAGTATTTATTAGGAAAAGTCAAAAATGTAGATGGACTGGGTTTTTGAGAGTTTTATTTGCTCACTCCTAAAATTAATGAAATGCATACGTGAATCACGTTTATTTATCTAAGATAAGAGATATCGTCCCTTTTTTCCATTGCTGCGTTTAAAATTAAAGTTTTCtaaatttattccatttttgaGAGTTTTATTTGCTCTCACTCCTAAAATTAATGAAATGTATGGGTGAAtcgcattttttttattctaagaTTTTGTCCCTTCTCCATTGCGGCTTCTAAAAACTAACTTTTTCCTAATCTCATTACTACTTCTTTTTCgttttgatttgttgtatatatTCCTCAAATTCCAATCATCTTGCAATACATGTTATTTCTATCATGTTCTTTTTCGTTATGTTTAGTTGACCAAAAATGACCACCATCTCCGTCCTTTGGTCACCAGCAACAACCTTATGTAGGAAATGGGATaagcattttttgtttttcaggtGACTCCATGATAGAAGAAAATCCTGAGAGAGAATTTTCTCCAGGTTGATCACATCTTCTCCAAACACATCAAACtatttattctctcttttccaTAACCACAAAAAGTCATCTCTTAACCTTATTTTTCCTTTATCGTATGTTGTTTGATAATCAATAATTTATTGCTTTCTATTTTGACTTAactgttgattttttttggcgTGATTGGAAACCCACCATAATAGAATGTTCGGACTTACGTCATAGCACTCTACCGGAGAGAAAATAGAGTATTATTCATCACTACGTCGCGGGATCCATCACTAGTAGTGGACATAAGCCCCCCCCACAATCCAACCGTCTGGTCCTATGTCCACTCAAACTTAAGATCAATAGGTGGGAGAGAGTTTTAACTCGGCTGCCTCAATCACTTGAACTACCATCCCAGATGGAAAAAGTGGACAAATAACTTGAGAATGGAGGGAGTTGAAGAACTGGTATGCTTAAAggaaactcaaaaataattatcTAAATCTATTGCAATTATACTTAACCCATTCCACTGACCAAAATATTGGTGGGAATaggacaacaacaaaaaattggggaaatccgggagaaatttttgggtttcgAGCGAGTACCGCGGTCGGAGATTCTAcctgttcaaaaatattttgaacggctcaaatttctCTACTCTCTTTCCTTCTACCCGATCagtctctcctctttcttttttttaaaattcagaccaCCTTACCAaccaaaagtattttaaattcAGACCGCCTaaccaaccaaaaatattttggacgtaTAAAAGACAATACCAATATTGTCTTTTATGAATTGGTTACGTGTaataaattcgcagttgtatttagccggACCCGAAATTTCTCGAAGTCTAGAGACATATATATGTGCGATGAAATCGGCGAGTTTATTGGCGCAATAGTCCCAGAATCAAGAGCAGAGAGAAATGTGGGATTGCAATCTACCTCACGAGCTCATCGTCGAAATCCTCAAACGACTCCCCGCGAAATCGCTCCTCCGCTTCAGGTGTGTTCGTAAGTCATGGTCTTCTCTAATTACCAGTCCCGTTTTCATCGCATCATACAACAATCTAAACAGTACAAACCCTAGTACTAGTAACACTCAAATTCTCCTCAGAAATTACTCTGAAACCCTCCACAAAGAGATCTACACATTACACCATGATAATACCACTTTTGATATCCACACGGAGCTCGAATTCCCGTTCACTAGCTTCAACCCTTACTTTAGATTAGTGGGTTCTTGTAATGGTTTGATATGTTTGGCTGATACTTTGTTCACACATAAGAATAAGGTCATTCTATGGAACCCTTCAGTTAGAAAATTCTTGAACCTTCCGTCCCCGAGTATTCAGTATGAAAGGGAGTGGTTGTTCAAGTCTGTGTTTGGTTTTGGGTTCGATTGTAAAAAAAAGGACTACAAGGTGGTCAGGATTGCCATTGGTGGGTTGTCGATAAACATTCGCCCCAGGGCGGAGGTTTTTGAATTGAGCACGGGAGCATGGAGGGCTATTGATGCGGTTGTGCCTCCTTATGAGATGCACCATTGTTGGTTGCAGGCTAATTTGAATGGCTCTGTGCATTGGCTTGTGTTTAACCCGAGCCAGAATGGTGGGTTTTGTAGTTTGATTGTGGCATTTGATGTGAGTGATGAGGTGTTTCGGGAGATATTGTTGCCCCTTAGTTTGGCTAATGAGCATTTGGTGGATTTGTCCATTACAGTTTGTGGGAATTGCCTCGCGCTATGCCATTATTATCAGGTTACAAATCGCAGGGCTTGTACCATTTGGGTGTTGAAAGAGTACGGTGTTGGAACTTGGTATAAAATGTTTACTATTGATTTGCAACAAGGAGTGTTGGTGGCATTAAGTTTTCGGGGGAATGGTGAAGTTCTGCTTGCAACAGGAGGGGAAGAGCTGGTCTACTATAGTCCGAAGAAGAAACAAGTTACTCATCTTGGGATCCGTGGGAGTTTGCAACCGCTTGAATTTTATACTGGCTCATTCTATTTGGATACGTACGTGCAAAGTCTAGTTTTTCTTGACAGAGTGAATGGAGTTTCAGATTCTGAGGCAGCACTTCTTTCACTCGATGAATAGGATGATTAAATGAAGCAAAGAATTGTAAGTCCAAGCGAGTTTTTTGCCTTTAGTATATTGCTAACTGTAGCATACAATAGAGTAATTGATTGTTCCATGTAATTCCTTTGCATGTCAGAGCTGTATGAGTTCCAGCTTGTTGTATTTATAGGTTTCTCTGCTGAATCCAAAATACTGTTAGTCTGTTATCATTGCCTAGGTTTGGAGCATTAAGCATTGCATGCCTATGTAGTACATTAACCTTAAAGAAACATAAACGTTTAAATAACCAACAATCAACTTCTCCATGCACAATATGTTCTATTGGGTTCTAGGATACTTAATAGTATGATACATGTACACTACACTCTCTGCATAAACCTCATTCTTATTGAAGATGCCCACTCAAAGAAtctaagggaaaaaaaaaggttgatcAATTTTGCTAATAATAAAGGTCTGGTTCTCGGTGCCACTTTCTTCATGAGTTAATGAGGGTGCATTCCGGAGGCAGCCCCTGAGGGAACCTCTTCGTATCGGTACAATAATTGTAAACCATGTAATTGTTCTGCACCCATTTCAGCCTAGCTTGACTGGCCAAGTCCAGCTCTTGCGAGAGCCACGAATTTTTGGTGGAGTTTGAGTTTGTGCTGCTGCATGAAGATTTTCCGGCGGACCAAACACAAGCTGTGGCTGTGAAGTTTCTGAAGGCAGCAGTGAAGGGCGCTTTAGTCCAGTCCGTCTTCACAAGGCCGCCTCTCGTGGCCCAGTCGTCCGCATTCCAGAGACTTGCATATACCCTcattggttggttttttgggtaTGGAACACCTTGTGATTCCAAATTCTTGAACACTCTGATGGGTGCGTCATCGACGTAGAAGCTggaaaaaaggacaaaacatgTTACCCCAACTATCACGTAAGAAActgccttttttttattttcggaATTGTTTTATATCCTTAGGTCAAAATATGCAGCTTTTACAAGGTAAGAAAATACAAGTTGGATGAAGTGAATACTTACGTGATGGTTTGGGGATTCCAGAGGACGGAATATGTGTGAAAATCAGCAGTCGGGTCGAACCATAGGTAAAATTGCTGCTCCCTAC carries:
- the LOC131320887 gene encoding F-box/kelch-repeat protein At3g23880-like isoform X4, with translation MWDCNLPHELIVEILKRLPAKSLLRFRCVRKSWSSLITSPVFIASYNNLNSTNPSTSNTQILLRNYSETLHKEIYTLHHDNTTFDIHTELEFPFTSFNPYFRLVGSCNGLICLADTLFTHKNKVILWNPSVRKFLNLPSPSIQYEREWLFKSVFGFGFDCKKKDYKVVRIAIGGLSINIRPRAEVFELSTGAWRAIDAVVPPYEMHHCWLQANLNGSVHWLVFNPSQNGGFCSLIVAFDVSDEVFREILLPLSLANEHLVDLSITVCGNCLALCHYYQVTNRRACTIWVLKEYGVGTWYKMFTIDLQQGVLVALSFRGNGEVLLATGGEELVYYSPKKKQVTHLGIRGSLQPLEFYTGSFYLDTYVQSLVFLDRVNGVSDSEAALLSLDE
- the LOC131320889 gene encoding xyloglucan endotransglucosylase protein 7-like, which encodes MACFSCPTRTVVVVLISLLFMISTSIDVSASNFYQDFDITWGNGRAKVLNNGELLNLSLDKASGSGFQSKNEYLFGKIDMQLRLVPGNSAGTVTAYYLSSQGDTHDEIDFEFLGNLSGDPYIVHTNVYTQGKGSREQQFYLWFDPTADFHTYSVLWNPQTITFYVDDAPIRVFKNLESQGVPYPKNQPMRVYASLWNADDWATRGGLVKTDWTKAPFTAAFRNFTATACVWSAGKSSCSSTNSNSTKNSWLSQELDLASQARLKWVQNNYMVYNYCTDTKRFPQGLPPECTLINS